The Halobacteria archaeon AArc-dxtr1 region GGGCTCGAGTACTGTCACGACCGGCAACACACCCCCGTTCTGAAGTTCCCGTGTTTGCGTCTCGGTCTCGCCGGCCGGGATCACGTCCGGTCGATCGGAGTCGAAGTCCGCGCTCACGATTCCGACCTCGGTCGGTCCGGACATCGCGAACATCGTCGCGAACGTCACGATACAGAGGAGTACGGCCATGCCAATGACGAGCGTTCGGGCGTCGAAAACGTCGCGACGCGAGCGGCTCCGGTCGCGAACGCGCTTCGTCGCGTTCCCGCGGTCGAGGACGGCTGAGAGCGCGACGACACCCAGCCCGAACGCGAGCAAGAGATACGCAAGGCCCTGCGTGCCGAGCAACGCACTCGTACCGAACAGCGACGCCAACCAGGACTGACCCGACTCCAGCCCGCTCTCGATCCCCATCACAGCGGTTCCGAGATGCGGGATCGTGACCGGCTCGCCGTTGACCTGCCAGGCGGTCGCGACGATCTGCCCGTCGGTGACGTGTGGTTCGCCGACTTCCTGGTCCGTAGACGGATTCGCGTCGCCTTGTGTCACGTACCCGTGTTCGGTCTCCTCGACGACGCGGTGTGTCGTCAGCCCGCCACCCTCGATCTCCTGGGCCTCGAAGACGACGACGTCGCCCGCCTCGACATCTCCGGAGACCTCCGACGGAATCGCAACGAAGCCGTCGCCGGTTTCGATTGGCGGCTCCATGCTGCCGGTCTCAACGTAGCTGAACAGGACAGGGACTCCGAGAACGTGTCCGGCCAGCAGTGAGAGGAGAGCGACTATGCAGGCGAGGATGCCCGCCCAGTGAAGAATCGTCCGTGCCGTCGTGTTCGGTTCGGTCATGGTAACTCCCTCGCGGATCGCATCGTCGAAGATTCTGCACTCACACACCAGTCTACGTCGCGTTCGATGCAGATGCCGACAAACGGTTTTAGTATCAACTCGCTACCAACACATCATCTTCAGTTAATTTCATATTAGACATACATTCACTGGTGCTGGTAGATACTCACGGTCACTCCATTCGGGGAGCACATAGATGCCGTCTCGCGAGCGCGATCTCAAACCCCAGTGGCGAGCCACGCACGGCTTCTCCGCTGAAGAGTAATGCAAAAGAGTCCAAAAAAGCGATAGACAGCGCTCTATTACCGGATTGCGCCGCTCGTGATTGTAATCTCGAGTTCAATCTGTCCTGGGTCCGAGCCAGATTCGACGACGATCACGACGTCGAACTCGTGGCCGGGGCTCAGATTGACCTGACCGCCGCTGTCCGTATCACCTGGGTTCTCGACAGACAGGACACTCGCCTGTTCAATACCGCTGTACTGCCACGCGAACGCGCTGATAGAAGCACCGTCCGGAGCGCTTTTCAGCTCGATATCGAACTGGACGTGTCGGTCCTCACCGGACTGGTTGCGCACCGAGAACAGTGGCCGCTCGAAGACCTCTTCGTCGAGGTCTTCCGGGTCGACCCCGACCTCGTAGTAATCGAGGGTCTCGTCCATTTTCCCGCCGAGATAGTACGTCGAGTTCGGGTTCATCCCGGTACCACCGTTGCTGAGACCCTTCTGGAGATCGATCTCCAACTCGCCGGCCTCGTTCATGTACGCGATGTCGGTGTTTCCAGGGATCAGACCGATTCCGCCTTTCTTGTCGTTGTTTGCGACATTGATCGTTGCCTCTCGATCAGGGACTCGAGCAGCACTGAATGCGCCCGTTCCAACGAGCGCGGCACTTCCTGCAGCTGCACTTCCGAGTCCGATCATGAATTTTCGTCGTTCCATTGATTTTCAACCTCGTTGTCGTGCGTCGACCCATCCGACGACTCACTTCCGCCCACTCGTCTTCGTCGACGCGTATTCGACTGATCAGTAGTCGTGTACTTTGGTATGTACAGACAATAATATCGGAAAGAAAGCCAGTAGTCGCCGAAGAGATTGTTTTGACCGACGACAGACACTCTCCTTAGATCGGGAAAGACCCTATGTCAACTGGCCAAACAGTGATTGGCGATCACCGAGTCCGACATCGTCAGATTGACCAGTCGGTTAATAGCTTATTTCTGGACAATCATTGCTATCGAACTATCTTATTTTCGAGATAAGTACACCAATCCTCAAGCCATTACATTCCGTGTTGTAGCCGTATTCTAGGTGGTCGTAGATAGAGAGCAGATTTCCTGACACAAATATGTTAGATTGATGTGAAGGTCACGATTGTTTTTGTATTCATACTTAACTGTGTTCTCGATTGTTACGCCCGTAGGGAGATGGGGGAAGTTAGCAAAACCACGGGGCAGTCAGTCGAACGAGAGCGGTTCACCCGAGATACGGTTCTCGAAATTCTGAGTAACCAGCGCCGACGGTTCGTCATTCACTACCTGAAACGACGGCGTACGCGGGCAGGTAGAGATCACGGCGGCGTGTCGGTTGGGGAGCTCACAGATCAGGTCGCGAGCTGGGAAAACGGAAAGTCCGTCAAGCAGCTCACCCCGCAGGAGCGAAAGCGGGTGCAAAACGCGCTCCGACAGTTCCACCTACCCAAGATGAACGACTGCGGGTTCGTCGAATACCATCCGAAACGGGGGGAAATCCGCCTGACAGACGTCGCCGCACAGAGCCGATTCTACGTCGACGTCCTCCCGAATCGGGGGATTCCGTGGGGGTTGTACTACGTCGTAGTCGTCGGACTCAGCGCGGTCAGCCTGGTCGGAATCGTCGCCGACGTCTATCCGTTTACGTTCCTGACGACTCTGATGTGGAGCGTCTTTTTCGTCACCATGTTCGGCGTCTCAGCGCTCTGGCACTACTACGACAACCGATACCGGATGCGACTCGGCGCGCACGAGAAACCGCTGGAGGTCGACAACCGATGAGCACAATACAGACGATCCTGATTCGGAGAGGTGACGTACGAACTACCGACGGCCCGACGGGACTGGCCGGTGGTCCGATATGAATCGCCGTCGGTTCGTGCTCGGGACACTCGCGGTCACGGGCGGCAGTTCGCTCCTGATTGGTTCGAGCGCGTTCTCGACGGGGAGAGCCGAACGTGATCTGACGATCGACGTCGTCGGAGACGACGAGGCTGTCTTGCAGTTACGGTACGGCGACGTCGACCTCACCGACGTCGGCGCCAGTCCGCCACACGAAGAGACGACGATCGTCGAACTCGGCAACCTGTTCGAATCCGACATCGAGATCGCGGAGTTCGAGGTCAACGTAGACGGCCCCCTCTCCGCCAGCGACCTTGAGTATCCCGACTCGCTGGATATCGGCGAGACGGCTCCGGTCACAGTCGCCGTCAACTGCGCGGCCCCGGAGGGGGCGTCGGCGACCGTGCTCTTCGACGTGGCAGTCACAGGGGAGGGCGTCGCCGCCAGGACGACTAAGAGCCGGGCAATCGAGGTGACCTGCGGGGCTGCCGAGCCAGTGACGTTCGCCGGGAGCGGAAACATCCACATCCCCGAATGGGTTGATGGATCGGGCGGGGTCGACTACTGGACGGCCGCCGAGATCGAGGAGGGAAACGACGCCCCGGGTGCGGGAACAGGCAACGGCAACGGACGTCCACCGGGCGAAATCACCGCGTTCGATCGCGGGACGGTCGATGATTTCGATCCAGGCGTGCCACTTCAGGCGCAGACGGATGGGGGGACGAGCGGATTCGTCGCGGTATACATTCCCGCTATCGACGCCAGTTACCACCACCCCGGATTCGATCCGTCGACCGGAGAGATCGACTCGTGGGATGGCGGTGACGGACTCTACGTTCCTGGAGATATCGAACTCGAGGAACCGTAAAACGGACTCAGTTCTGCCCTGGAGGGGGTGATCCGCCGTCGTCGACGGATTCGGCGGCCCGCTCTCGAACGCGACGCTGCTGGCGGCGCTCGGTCACGTGGCCGATGCCGTCGGCCAGTTCGTCACGAACGTCGTCCTCGAAGGCCGTCAGCGGATCGAGAAACGAGTCCGAAAACTCCTCGACGAGTTCGTACGTCCAGCGCTCGTCGAGTGCGCCCGCCGGGAGATGGCTGTCGCGGAGGGCGTTTGCTGCATCGTCGTGGCCCGCCTCCCGAAGGGCGTCTTCGGCGTCGGCCATTCGATCCATCGCGTGGCCGAGGTTGTGGTGGAAGGTGAGGAGTTCGCCGTAGGCGCGGTGGGCGTACTCGACGCCGAGTTGGAGGTCGTGAAGCGCCTCGCGCTCACTGTCGTCTAGGTCGAGATGCTCGTCGGCGGGAGCCGAATCGGCGTTGGAATCGTCACTGGGGTTGTGGTCGGCGGGGTCACGGGGTGGTGTCACGCGGGGATCGACCACGTCCGTCGGTAAAACGCTTTCACGGCATCAGGCTCGCAGATCGACGGAGGGAAAGCCCTGGGGTGGGTAGCGCCGACGATGAAGATCCGGTTTCTGGGCGGCGCTCGCGAGGTCGGCCGGAGTGCCATCCTGGTAAACGACTCCCTGCTCCTCGATTACGGGATGAAGACCGGAACCCCGCCGCAGTTTCCGGTCGGCGACGTCGAGCCGGAAGCGGTGGTCGTCAGCCACGGCCACTTAGACCACGTTGGGGCGATTCCTGCGCTGCTTTCGGGAGACCGGCGGCCACCGATCCACTGGACGCCGCCGACGCGAGAGCTGGCGCTCACCCTCGCACGGGATACGCTCAAACTCCATGGCGGGACCTACGACTGTCCGTTCACCGAGGCCGAGCTAAAACGCGTGACGCAGGTGTCCGAAACGCACGGCTACCGAGAATCGTTCGAGGCGGCCGGCCACACGGTGACGCTCTACAACGCCGGCCACATCCCGGGGAGTGCCCACGTCCTCGTTGACGACGGCGAGACGCGGCTGCTCTATACGGGCGATTTTCACACCACGGACCAGCGTCTGGTGTCGGCCTCGACCGCGCGGCCCGAGGCTGACGTCGTGCTCTGTGAGAGTACGTACGCCGACGTCACCCACGAGCCCCGCGAGACGGTCGAAGAGCGGTTCGTCGAGAGCCTCCGAACGACCGTCTGGGAGGGGGGCACCGTCGTCGTCCCGGCGTTCGCGATCGGCCGGACACAGGAGATGCTGATGGTCTGTGCGGCCCACAACGTGGAGTGTTACGTCGACGGGATGGGGAAAGACGTGACCCGGATGCTTCGGCGCCATCCCGAGTTCGTCCGTGACGAGGCTGCGCTCCGACGGGCGACGTCGAACGCCCGCTTCGTCACCGGTCGGGACGGCCAACGGAAGCGGATCGCCGCACAGAACACGGTGATTGTGACGACGAGCGGGATGCTCTCGGGCGGGCCGGCGATGACGTACGTACCGGCGATCAGGACGAATCCGACGAACAAACTAGCGCTGACGGGCTATCAGGTCGAGGGGACGCCCGGCCGGGAACTCCTCGAGACGGGCCGGGCCGAGTTCGACGGCAGAGTGCTGCCTGTCGCCGCCCGAGTGGAGCAATACGACTTCTCTGCACACGCCGACGCGGACGGACTCGCCGCGTTTCTCGAGCCATACCGGGAGCGTCGAGTCCTGATAAATCACGGCGACCGGTGTGAGGCGTTCGCGACCACGCTCTGCGAGGACGGCGTCGACGCTTCTGCCCCCGAACTCGGCGAGACGATGCGCGTCTAGCCGTTCGAGCCGTTTCCGTCAACCGGCCCCGGTCGACGACCCGGCGTGCGGGTCAATCCGATCAGGTAGACGTCAAGCAGCGCCACCACTAGCACCGCCAGGGGGACGGCGACGTCGGTGTAGGCGACGTCCTGTATCTGTAGTGCCGTGAGGACGAACGGGTCGCCGGGTTCGAACGCGCCGGAGATTGTTCGAGCACTGAGAAATGCTAGCGAGAGCAGGTAGAGAGCGAGCCAGGCGAGCCCTCGTCGCCACTGGCTGAGATACCAGTGGCCAAGTCCCGCGACGAGCACCGTCAGGAGATAGGCGGGCCAAATAGGTCGGCCGGTCGGCAACATCTCGGATTGGTCACTCATCGCCACTCCGTTTGGCTTCCAGTACAATCCGTGTTTCCCTCGAACGAGTGAGGCACGAACGCGCGTGCCGATAGCGGAGCGGCCGTCGCGGCCGGTTCCGGGCGAGTCAATCGAGAGCGGTCGCTGCTCGCGTAATCCAGCGGAACATTCATGTCCGGCGTGGAAGTAGCCGTACCGTGAAACGGCGGCACTACCTTTCGGTGATGGGTGTGGCGGGTGTCTCGGCCCTCGCCGGCTGTTCGACGCTTGA contains the following coding sequences:
- a CDS encoding signal peptidase I yields the protein MCECRIFDDAIREGVTMTEPNTTARTILHWAGILACIVALLSLLAGHVLGVPVLFSYVETGSMEPPIETGDGFVAIPSEVSGDVEAGDVVVFEAQEIEGGGLTTHRVVEETEHGYVTQGDANPSTDQEVGEPHVTDGQIVATAWQVNGEPVTIPHLGTAVMGIESGLESGQSWLASLFGTSALLGTQGLAYLLLAFGLGVVALSAVLDRGNATKRVRDRSRSRRDVFDARTLVIGMAVLLCIVTFATMFAMSGPTEVGIVSADFDSDRPDVIPAGETETQTRELQNGGVLPVVTVLEPTSEKIAVDDGGEATLDRGESVNATISVTAPDETGYYLRSLSEYRYFAVLPTSVVLSLHAIHPWVAMAAVTGTIVGLVALPFALLLGVGRIRTRTRRRTERASGFNW
- a CDS encoding MBL fold metallo-hydrolase; amino-acid sequence: MKIRFLGGAREVGRSAILVNDSLLLDYGMKTGTPPQFPVGDVEPEAVVVSHGHLDHVGAIPALLSGDRRPPIHWTPPTRELALTLARDTLKLHGGTYDCPFTEAELKRVTQVSETHGYRESFEAAGHTVTLYNAGHIPGSAHVLVDDGETRLLYTGDFHTTDQRLVSASTARPEADVVLCESTYADVTHEPRETVEERFVESLRTTVWEGGTVVVPAFAIGRTQEMLMVCAAHNVECYVDGMGKDVTRMLRRHPEFVRDEAALRRATSNARFVTGRDGQRKRIAAQNTVIVTTSGMLSGGPAMTYVPAIRTNPTNKLALTGYQVEGTPGRELLETGRAEFDGRVLPVAARVEQYDFSAHADADGLAAFLEPYRERRVLINHGDRCEAFATTLCEDGVDASAPELGETMRV